The Chromatiales bacterium DNA segment CTGACAACCGGACCGCCCGGAAATGGCACGCAGCAAAGACGAACAATTCATCGCCGCCGCGTTGCGCTATCACGCGCAGCCCGTGCCCGGCAAGCTTGCCATTGCGCTGACCAAGCCCACCGAGACCCAGCGCGACCTCGCGCTGGCCTACACGCCGGGCGTCGCCGAACCGGTGCGGCGGATCGCCGCGGACCCCGCCACGGCCTACGAATACACCGCCAAGGGCAACCTGGTCGGGGTCATCACCAACGGCAGCGCCGTGCTCGGGCTCGGCAACGTCGGCGCACTCGCCGGAAAGCCGGTCATGGAAGGCAAGGCCGTGCTGTTCAAGCGTTTCGCGGGCATCGATGTGTTCGACATCGAGGTCGAGGCGGAAACGCCGCAGGCGTTCATTGATACCGTCGCGCGGATCGCGCCGACCTTTGGCGGCATCAATCTCGAGGACATCGCCGCACCGCACTGCTTCGAGATCGAGCAGGCGCTGCGCTCGCGGCTCGACATTCCGGTGTTCCACGACGACCAGCACGGCACGGCGGTGATCGTTGCGGCCGGGCTGCTCAATGCCCTGCAACTGGTCGGCAAGCGGCTCGCGGACGTACGCATCGTCTGCCTCGGGGCGGGTGCGGCCGGCATCGCTTCGGTGCGGCTGCTGAACCTGCTCGGCGTGCCACGCCGCAACACCATCGTCGTCGACCGGACCGGGGTCATTCACACCGGGCGCACGGACCTCTCCGCGCACAAACTCGCGGTTGCCGTCGACACCCGCCGTCGCACGCTGATGGAGGCCATGGTCGACGCCGACGTGTTCATCGGCCTGTCCGGCCCGGGTCTGCTGCCGCCCGAGCATCTGCGGCTGATGTCACGCGACCCGATCGTGTTTCCGCTGTCGAACCCGGATCCGGAGCTGTGGCCCGAGGAGATCCGCGAACTGCGCCCCGACGCAATCATCGCGACCGGCCGCAGCGACTACCCGAACCAGATCAACAACGTGCTCGGCTTCCCGTACATCTTTCGCGGGGCACTCGATGTGCGGGCCAGCACCATCAATCACGAAATGCTCATCGCCTGTGTTAAGGCGTTGCGTGAACTCACGCACGAGCCGGTTCCGGCGGCCGTGCTGGAGGCCTATGGGCTGAGCGAACTCGGCTTCGGCCCTGACTACATCATTCCCAAACCAACCGACCCGCGCCTGCGTGAACGCATCCCGCCGGCCGTCGCCCGTGCGGCGGTCGACTCCGGCGTCGCGCGTCGGTCCCCGCCCGAAACGTCCGCACCCGTGAACTCGGCGAACGCCGAGCCGAAGCGTCCGGACGCAGACCAACCCGCCCGCCGCAAGAAAAAGAAAAAGTCCAAATAGATCCGGCGAACGCCCCGTCGCCGGCCGATTCACCACCAAGAGGTTCCCGGACATGTTGAACAAGATTTCCATCGTCGGCGGCGCCGGCCGTGTGGGAGAGACCACCGGCGTCTATCTGGCGCAGGCCGAACTCTGTCGCGAGCTCATGCTCGTCGACGTGCGCGCGGGCGCTCCGGAAGGCGCGGCGCTCGATATCGCCCAGAGCCGCAACTATTACCGCAGCGACACGCGGGTCGACGGCTCGTCCGACCCGGCCGCGGTCGCCGGTTCGGATCTCATCGTCGTAACAGCAGGCCTGCCGCGCCAGCCGGGGATGTCCCGTTCGGACGTACTGGGCAAGAACGTCGCGATCATCGACACCGTCATCGATGCGGCGCTCGCCCACGCGCCCGACGCGATGATGCTCATCGTCTCCAACCCGGTCGACGTCATGACCTGGCGCGTGTGCCAGCGCACCGGCTGGGCGCGCTCGCGCGTGATCGGCCAGGCCGGCGTGCTGGATGCAGCGCGCATGGCGCACTTCATCGCGCTGGAAACCGGGTTTTCGATGAAAGACATCACGACCATCGTGCTCGGCGGGCATGGCGACACCATGGTGCCGGTCCAGCGGCTTTGCACGGTGAACGGCATTCCGGTCGAGACCTTCATTGGCGCGCAACGCATGGCCCAGATCATCCAGCGCACCCGCGACGGTGGCGCGGAAGTGCTGAAACTGCGTGGAAACTCCAGTGCCTACGACGCGCCGGCCGCATCGGTCGCGGCGATGGTCGACGCGATCGCCTTCAACCGGCGGCGTATCATGCCGTCGGTCGCCATACTCGACGGCGAATACGGACAATCGGGCATCGCGATGGGGGTCCCGTGCGTGCTGGGCGCTGGCGGCATCGAACGCGTCGTCGAACTCGAACTCACCAATGCCGAGCAGGCTGCGTTCGCGACCTCGGCCGGCGCCGTGCGCGAGGACATCGATCGGCTGCCCACGCCCTGAACCGCCAGAACGGCTGACGCGGACCGCACCGGTACAATGCCGGTTCGGCCCGCGTCCGGCCACCATCGGAGAACCGCACATGGCCCATAAACCCTATGTACTGACCAATCCGGAAACCGGCGAAAGCATCGAGTTGCCGGTGCTCGACGGCACGATGGGGCCATCGACGCTGGACGTGCAGCAGCTCTACAAACGCACCGGCATGTTCACCTACGACCCGGGTTACATGTCGACCGCGAGCTGTCGCTCCAGCATCACGTTCATCGACGGCGACCAGGGCATGCTGCTGTATCGCGGTTACCCGGTCGATCAGCTCGCCGAGCAGAGCGATTTCCTCGAAGTCTGCTACCTGATCATGTATGGCGAACTGCCGACGGCGGAACAATACGAGTCCTACCGCTCGAAGATCGTCTATCACACGATGATCAACGAAAGCCTGAAGATCTTCTTCGACGGCTTCCATTACGACGCCCATCCGATGGCGATGATGGTCGGCGTGGTCGGATCGCTCGCCGCGTTCTATCACGACTCCCTCGACATCAATGATCCGGGGCACCGACGGGTCTCGGCCTATCGCATGATCGCGAAAATGCCGACCATCGCCGCCGCGAGCTACAAGCACAACATCGGCGAACCGTTCATCTACCCGGACAACAAGCTCTCGTTCACCGAGAACCTGCTGCACATGATGTACTCGGTGCCCAGCGAACGGTTCGAGGCGCCACCCGTGGCCGTGCGCGCACTGGATGCACTGTTCATTCTGCATGCGGATCACGAGCAGAACGCCAGCACCTCCACGGTGCGGCTCGCTTCAAGCTCGGGCGCGAACCCGTTCGCGTGCATAGCGGCCGGCATCGCCTCGCTGTGGGGGCCTGCACATGGCGGCGCGAACGAGGCCGTGCTGCAAATGCTCGACGAGATCGGCGACGTCTCGCAGATCGACAAGTACGTCGCCAAGGCCAAGGACAAGGACGACCCGTTCCGGCTCATGGGCTTTGGTCACCGGGTCTACAAGAACTACGACCCGCGCGCACGCGTGATCCGCAAGATGGCCCACGAGGTGCTCGAGGCGCTGGGCGACTCGAATGACCCGCAGATGGAACTCGCGCTGCGCCTCGAGGAAATCGCGCTCAGTGATGAATATTTCATCGAGCGCAAGCTCTATCCGAACGTCGACTTCTATTCCGGGCTGATCTACAAGGCGATCGGCATCCCGCGCAACATGTTCACCGTCATGTTCGCGATTGCACGCACGGTCGGCTGGGTCACGCACTGGCAGGAGATGATGGGCGAACCGGATCACCGCATCGGCCGGCCGCGCCAGCTCTATCTGGGTGAGAAGAAACGCGACTTCGTGCCGCGCAGCGCGCGCGGATAACGCCGCCGCGCGGGAGACATGGTCGTCTCGCCCGAAAATCGAACACTCAAGTGTTTGATCTTCGTGAGCAACCGAAAACCGCGCTTTTCGATTGCGATGTTGAAAAGGCCACGGATGGACCTTTTTCAACAGCCTGCCAGTGTCCTGTCCCGCAATTATCTATCGTTTCTGCGTGGCTGAGCAGGGCTGAATCAAGGCGGCGATTCGCAGCCATAGCGAGCTATGGACAGGATCGCCAACGCTGCGTCAGCCCTGCCCAGCCGCGCCCGCAGGGAGGGCCCCTACGGTTCGAGGGCGGTGTTGCGCCGCTTGCCAATGGAATGACCATTGCCTTCACGACGCGCCTTGCCCTCGAACCGTAGGAACCCTCAGAAATGACAGATAATTGTGGGACAGGACGCTAGTCGGCCAGAAGGTCGCCGTATTCGCGGTTGCGCCGCATGAACGCCGCAATGTAGGAACACTGCGGCACGACGCGCAGGGACTGCGTGCGTGCCCAGTCCAACGCGGTGCGCGCGAGTTCGGCCGCAACCCCCTGCCCGCGATGTTCCGGCGGAACCAGGGTGTGAAATATCGTCACGGTATTGCCGGCGATGCGATATTCCAGCATCGCCGTCGCGCCAGCGAGTTCCGCCTGAAAGCGGTTCGCGGCCGGATTGTGCGTGATTCGCAGCGTGTCGTCAGTCATGTTCATTCGGTTCGCCAGCAATCGGCTTTGGATCGCCGATCAACCAGCGCGCCAGCGTTGGCAGCAGCACGAGTGCGCCAATCATGTTCAACAGGAACATGAAGGTCAGCAGAATGCCCATGTCGGCCTGGAACTTCAGCGGCGAGAATATCCAGGTCGCCACGCCCACGGCGAGCGTTAGGCCGGTGAACAGCACGCCAATACCCGTCATGCGCAGCGTCTTGTCGAACGCATCCTCAAGTGGCTCGGATCTTTCCAGGCGGCTCTGTAGACGACTGAAGATATAGATGCCGTAATCGACGCCGATCCCCACGCCCAGCGCCACGACCGGCAGGGTCGAAACCTTGAGCCCGATCTCCAGGAAGGTCATCAGCGCATACGCCAGCACCGAGACCAGGGCAAGCGGCAACACGATGCACAGCGTGGCGCGAAGCGATCGGAACGTAAGCAGACAGAGCACGATGATGGCGGCGTAGACATACACCAGGATGGGGAACTGCGCGGCATCGACCGCCTCGTTCGTGGCGGCCATGACGCCGACGTTGCTGCCGGCGAGCGCGTAGGTCACCCCATCGTCCGTATGCGCTTCACGGTAGCGCTTCACGGACTCCACGATGCGCTCGATGGTTTCGGCCTTGTGATCGTCGGTGAAGATCAGCACCGGCATGACCGAGCAGTCGCTGTTCAGCAGGCCGCTCGAGGTATCGATCGGCGAGACGGCCTGCGCAAGCACGGTCTGATCGCGCGGCAGCACACGCCAGGTCATGGCACCCTCGTTCCAGCCGGCGTTGATCAGTTTCGCGAGCATGCCGAGCGTCAGCACGGACTGCACGCCTGGAATGTTCTCGACGTGCCAGGTGAACTCGTCGATGGCCGCCATGCGCGCGTGGTCGATGCAGGCCTGCGGTTCGGTCTCGGCGAACACCGTGAGCACGTCCACGCCGATCGAAAAACGCCGGGAAATCACGTCGGTATCGATGTTGTAGCGCGAATCCTGACGCAGCTCGGGCACGCCACGATGCAGATCGCCGATCTTGATGTCCGCCGCCTTCCAGGCGCCGAGCACGAACAGCACGATGCCGATCGCAACCGTGATCGACGCCGGGCGCGGCCGGGTGATTTTCGCAAGGCCATGCCACATGCCGCGCCTGGCCTCGGCGATCGCATGCAGCTGCCGCCGGTACTCGTGTGAGTACGGCACGAAACTCAGCAGCACCGGCAACAGCACGAGATTGGTCAGGATGATGGCCGCGACACCGAGCGAGGCGGTGATCGCCATCTCCTGGATGATCTCGATCTTGATCAGCAGGATGGTGATGAAGCCGATGGTATCGCTCGCGAGTGCGATCCCGCCTGGAACGAGCAGCCGGCGGAAGCTCAGGCGCGCGGCCTGCATCGAGTCGGCGCCGTCGAACACCTCCGCACGCACGGCGCCGACCATCTGGACTCCGTGCGAGACGGCGATCGCGAACACCAGAAACGGCACGAGTATGGACATCGGATCGATGCCGAAGCCGACCAGGGTCAGGCTGCCGAGCTGCCAGACGACGGCAATCAACGAACAGACCAGGGGGATCAGGGTCAGTGCAGGCGAGCGCGTAAACCAGTAAACGAAAACCGCGGTGATCACGAACGCGATGCCGAAAAACACCACCACCCGCGCTGCGCCTTCGGTGATGTCTCCGACAACCTTCGCAAACCCGATGATGTGCACGTCGATTGCGGCCTGCACCGAGATGCCGCGGTCGCTGGTGATAAAACGCTCGCGGATCTTCTTTTCGAGTTCGCCGGCGACCTGCTGATAGTCGATACGCTTGCCCGTGGCTGGATCGATCTCCAGCAGGTTCGCGACGATCATCGCGCCAGTGAAATCGTTCGCGACCAAACGGCCCACATAGGCGGATTTCAGGAGGTTCTCCCGGACGCGGGCGAGCCCCTCGGGCGTTGGCTGAAAATCCGCGGGCACGACGTTGCCGCCGGAGATGCCGTCCTCGACGACTTCGGTGAACCGGGTGTTTGGCGTGAACAGGGACTGCACGCGTGCGCGGTCGACGCCCTCGATGAAGAACACCTCGTCGGTCGCGCCCTTCAGGGTTTCAAAGAATTGCGGGGTGAAGATGTCACCGCGATCGACGGTCAACGCGATCAGGATGCGGTTCGCGCCGCCGAAGGAGTCGCGATACTTGACGAAGGTCTGCATGTACTCATGCTGCAACGGCAGGAGCTTGGCAAACCCGGCATCGACCCGCAGCTTGAGTGCGGCCGCCCCGAAGGCCAGTGTCGCCAGCGCGAATGCCAGCAGCACCAGACCGCGGTGGTCGAACACCGCCCGCTCGATGGCACGTACGACTCCGCCCCTAGCCACCGCCGGTGCCTGGCTGAGTTGACGTCAGATTGACCCGGCGCACGCCTGCCTCACCGACCGACACGAGGCTGCCATCGCCCATGCGTAGAAGCCTTTGCAGGCCCTTGCGGTCGGGTTGGGGAAGTGCCGCGATGCGCTGCCCGGCAACGGACCATTCGAGCAGGGTTCCACTGAGGCCCGCGATCAGCACGCGATCTTCGTCCAGCGCGACGGCCGCAGTGAGCATCGCCGTGGTCCCGGTGTCGAGAGCCTCCCAGGTTTCCCCGTCGTCAACCGATCGAAACAGGTGGCCGCGCAGTCCCAGCAGCGCAATGTCGCCATCGGCGGTCGCAATGGCGCTGAAATACGAGCCCTCATACGGCGTTTCGAGATTGCGCCAGGTTTCGCCGGCATCGTCGGAGCGATAGGCCGTGCCGGCCTCCGCGGCGATCAGGAGCCCACCGTTTGGCAGCCGCACAATCGCATTGAGGTGAAAGTCTTCGTCGGGATTCACTGCGTGCTGAGCCCAGGTCTGTCCCGAATCCATCGAGCGCAGGTACAGGCCGTAGGCGCCGATCGCATGCACGACGCCATCGGCCGCAAGGACATCGAGCAGAGGCTGCCGTGCATCGGGCTCGCAACGCGCGAGGGTCCACGACCGACCGGCGTCGTGACTGCGCACGATGACACCATCGTGGCCGGCCGCGATCCATACATCGGCGCCGATCGATGTGACGGCGGTCAGCGTCGCACGCGCAGGCGGCACGACCTGTTGCCATTCGTGCCCGCCGTCGTCGCTGCGCAGGATATGCCCACGCTCGCCGACGACGATCGCGAGCGCGTCGTCGACGGCGCCGTCGAGCAATAACGATTGTGCCGCGAGCGGTGCGATGCTGGCGCTGTGGCCGGCGCAGGGCTGGTCCGCGGCGCGCGCCACGGAGCCCAGCGCAACCGCCAGCCCGCAGAGCGATGCGAGGCCGCAGATCAGTTGTCGAGTGACCATCTGCAACCGAAAAGGCCCGCGGATGGCGGGCCTTGGGAATCCCTGATCATCGCGTCATCCGTTGGCCGTTCGGATCAGCGCCGCCCTTCTCTGCGCAAGGCGTCGGCGGTGTAGTCGTCGGGCGTGCGCTGCACCTCGAAGTCGTACATCGAGCTTTCATTATCAAGCCCGATCGCGAGGTAGCGCCCGGCTTGCAGGTCCGTGTGAACCTCCAGCGTGGTCCAGAACACGGGCTTCTCGTAGTAGTTGATCGGGTGTCCCTCGGACACGCGCCAGATCTGGTCGCGGTTGTCGTACTGATCGACGTGCAGAATCTGCCAGGAGTCCTCGTCGACATAGAACGTGCGGCGTTTGTACACGTGCCGCGTGCCGTCCTTCAGACGCGCCTCGACGACCCAGACCCTGTGCAGTTCGTAGCGCAGGTGCTCGGGGTTCACATGCAGCGGCGTGAGGATGTCGGAGTACTTCAGCTTGTCGCTGTGCAGCGCATAGGAGTTGTACGGCACGATCATTTCGCGCTTGCCGACCAGTTCCCAGTCGTAGCGTTCGGGGCTGCCGTTGAACATGTCGAACTGATCGGACGTGCGCATGCCGTCCGACGCGGTACCCGGATTGTCGAACGCGACGTTCGGCGCGCGGCGCACGCGGCGCTGGCCCGGGTTGTAGATCCAGGCGCGACGGTGTTCCTTGGCCTGATCGAGGGTCTCGTGCACGAGCAGGATCTGCCCGGCCAGGCGCGCCGGCGCGGTCACTTCCTGCTTGAAATACAGGATCGTGTTGTCCAGCGACGCCTCGGTGGAGCCGTCGATGGAGTAGATCACGTAGAACTCGTCCTTGAAATCGACCAGCGTGTAGTCACCGCCGCGCGTCGGCGTGGCCTGGGAGATCACCCGCGAGGCGATCTCGCCGCGATAGCGCAGGATGTGATTCCAGATCACCTCCAGACCGGTCTTCGGGATCGGAAACGGTATGCCGATGACCGCGCCGGTCACGCCGTTGCCGCCGTCGGTCACCCTGGCCGTGCTTGCCACCGTCCGCGTCGCATCGTAGATGCGTTGCGGAGCCGACGCGCTGCGCTGCGTCGGGTACAGGTTCATGTAGAAGCTCGGATAGGTCTCCAGCATCGCCTTCTGGCCCGCGGTGAGCCGCTCGGCGTACTGCGCCATGTTGTCCTTCGTGATCTTGGCGATGACGGCATCAGCGGCGAACGGGTCCGGATGGTGCATGCCTTTCGTGTAACCGGCCGGCGGCGCCGTGATGCCACCGGTCCACGCCGGGATGGTGCCGGCCGCATTGCCGGCCTTCTCGCCGCCCAGCGGCGTGAGGTCCGCACCCAGACGCGCGACCTCCTGGGCGCTGATCTCGGCGCGTGACAGCGGGCTCAGCAGACAGATCGCAAGGGCGGCGGCAAGTTTGCTCATTGTTTTCACGTTTGCTTCCCTCCGCCTCAGAACGAGTACTTGACGGTCGCCGCGATGAAATCGCGATCGTTGACCAGGTTCAGCCGCCCGGCACCGAAGAAATTCGTGTAGGAGATGTCGGCCTCCCACGCTTCCAGATAGGTCGCCTGCAAGCCGAGCGTGATGGCCTTGCGGTCTTCCAGGAACGGCCCGCCTGGCCCGGGTGAGTTGCCCTTAACATCATGCGCCCAGGCCACGCGCGGCAACAGGTTCACGCCGCTGAACACGTTGTTGAGGGTCATGCGGTAAAGCAGGCGGTAACCCCAGGAATCGCCATCGGCGAAATTCCCGGTCTTCTCGGTCGCCGGTTGCAGTCCGCCGAGCGTCGCGAGCGGATTGCCGCTGGTGTAGGTGCCGGCGACCTCGAGCCGCAGGTCATCCTTCTTCGGCATGGAATGCACATGGTTCCAGGCGACCTCGGCGAGCAGGATCGACTGATCCGCACCCAGTGCGGGTCCGAATGCCTTCGTCGCCGTCACCTGCAATTGCGATACGTCGCGCCGGATAAAACCGGGCACCTCTGAATTGAAGCCATAGGCCCCGAGCTGGCTGGGCACACCCAGCGGTGACAGGGCGGCAAACAAAAGCTCCACATCGTCGACCTGCAACGGCACGTCTTTTTTGTGTGAAAGCTCGCCCTGCAACGCAACGCCGGTGGTGCCGAGCTGGGTGTTGAACGACAGCCCGTAGAGCTTGATGTCCTTCGGATACTCGAGGAAATACCCGGCGCTGCCGGCGTAATCCCCGGCCAGGGCGCCGGCCGGCAGGCCGGTGCGCGGATCCACGATCGGCGCGAGCGAGCCGGTCCGGCCGCTGATGATCGGCAGCCGACTGTGATAGCGGATGTGGTAGAGGCCGAATTCGGTCTCGTTTAGCTGCGGGACGAACAGCCGAACGGCGACGCCGTACTGGCCGTTGTTTCCCGGGGTGCGACCCGGATCGCGCGGCACCACCGAACCTGCTGGTGAACTGCCGGCCAGCGCCGCGCCGGCGGGCCCGGCCGGCAGCATGTCGGAGACTGAACCGAAGCCGAGCATCGCGCGGGTGCCGCCGACGCCGGCAAAGTCGTTGGTGGAGAAATACGTGCCGGGCGGATCGACCTCGATTCGATCCCAGTCGTAGAGCAGGAAGCCCTCGACGGAGATGTCTTCGGTCAGTCCGACCGAGCCCCAGAACATGCCCTCCGGCAGCAGCGCCTCGCGCAGTTCCGCGCCGGGTGCACGCAGCGCCGAGAGGTCGACCGGGTTGATGACGTTGATGCCGCCGGGGATGAACGTGCTCTCGCCCCAGCTGACGACCTGTTCACCGGCGCGCAGCGCGACCGGGTGATTCGCGACGTCGAAATTCGCCGAGAGGTAGGCGTCGAGCAGCACCGCATCGGAGCCCACGACGTCGAGCGCTTCGCTGGTCAGGTCGGTCCGGTCGCGATCGGAGTCCTCCTGTTCGAAATCGTAGAACGCCTTGCCGCGCACGAACGCGCCGAAGTTGCGCCAGCGCAGATCCAGTTCCGAGGTGATCTTGGCGATGTTGCTGACAACGCCGCGATCGTAGTTGAGGTTGCCGTCGTCGCCGTTGACCGAGTACGCGTTGCCGCCGTTGGCGATGCCGACGATGTCGTCGTCGCGCCCGCTCACGCGCCACGCGACACCCCAGGACAGCGTCGTGTCGAGCCGGGCTTCAAGTTCGCCGGTGGAGAGATCCAGCGCCGGGGCCTCGCCCGGGGCAAGCGCCAGTGCCAGCAGCGCACCCAGGCCGGTCAGCCGTGGGTAATGAGTCTTTGGTGTGTCTACACGCATCTCGTCGTACTCCCCTTCCGCTGCGCCGGGTCTGATCACGCAACGACTGTTGGCCAAAGCGTTTGAACGAAGCCGCCGACCATTGCGGCCACCGCAGGTGCTGATTCAGACAAGGTGAACGCGCCGCGACTGGCGGAAGTGTAGCGGATTCGCGGACTCTGGACAGCATTGAGAAACCGCCACACAGAACAGTAGGCGCGTATATAAATATATGGAGATTTTCTAATCGACTGTGCCAGACGTTGCGGAACTGCGCGTTCCGGTGCAACGCCTGCCCGATGCTATACTCCGAGACGTTTCAGGTGATGGGCAACCCATCCCTGAAAGCATATGACTTGAAGAACAAGGACCACCGCCAAAGCAAGCCGCCGGAGTCACGACGCCATGAAGCGAATTCGCCAGATCGTACGCGCAGGGTTGGGTGCACTGTCACTGTCGTTGACACTGGCCTCGGCCGGCGTCCACGCCGCCGCCCTGGTGCTTCCCGGACTGAACGGACCGGCCAGTCTCGACACCGATGCCGCGGGCCAGCCCGTCATCACCGCCACCAATGACGCGGACGCCTGCTTCGTGCTCGGCTGGTCCCATGCATCGAACCGCTTGTATCAAATGGACGTGCTGCGCCGCGCAGCCAGCGGCACCCTTGCCGAACTGCTTGGCAGTGCCGTCCTTGAACAGGACGTGCAATTGCGCACCCTGGGGCTGCGGCGTGCGGCGGAACGATCCGAAACCGTACTTTCGGCCACCGACCTCGCGTGCCTGCAGGCCTACGCCGCTGCGATCAATACGCTGATCGCCGTGGCGCCGCAGCTTCCACCGGAATACGGCGCGCTGGAACTCACGAAGGCGGGCATTCCGGCATGGACACCAACCGACACCCTGGCGATCGTCAAGCTGCTGACGTTTCAGCTCGGCGTAAGCTTGGTTGATATCGATCGCACGATTGCATTGCTGACATTGCAGGGGGTAGGCGCAGCAACCGGCTTTGATGGTGCCGCAGCGTTCTTTGAGGAACTCTGGCGCGCCGCTCCGTTCGAGTCTGCCCCGACGATCCCCGATTACTTCGATGACATGGGCAAGGCCCCCACCCCGCTCGCGGCGGCCGCAATTGAGCAGGGAAAACTGCTCGCGCAGCTGAAGCAGTTTCGGTCGCAGGTGGACTCCAACCCGCTGTTGCAGGCGGCACTCAGGCCGACCTCGAGTTCGATGGGCAGCAACATGATGTTGGTCGCTGGCGCGCTGACGGAATCCGGCTATCCGATGTTCGCGAACGACCCGCACCAACCGCTGGAAAATCCGTCGCTGTTCTTTCCGATTGCGAGTCTGGACGTGACGGATGCACAAACGCCGTACTGGGTTTCAGGCGTCAGCTTCCCGGGCGTACCAGGGTTCGGCCAAGGCTGCACCGCAAGCTACTGCTGGGGCTCGACCGTCAATCGCGTGGACCAGACCGACGTCTTTCAGCTGAAACTGCAGATCGATCCGCAGGCTGGCGTTCCGGTCGCGTACTTTGTCGAGAACATGCCGCGCCCGCTGCAGCTGATTCCGCAGACCTACAAGGTCAACCTGATCAAAAATACCGTGTTCGACGACGTGGTCGACTCCGGAATCACCCCACAGGATCCCGGGGGCCTGACCCTGATCGCGC contains these protein-coding regions:
- a CDS encoding DUF1302 domain-containing protein; translated protein: MRVDTPKTHYPRLTGLGALLALALAPGEAPALDLSTGELEARLDTTLSWGVAWRVSGRDDDIVGIANGGNAYSVNGDDGNLNYDRGVVSNIAKITSELDLRWRNFGAFVRGKAFYDFEQEDSDRDRTDLTSEALDVVGSDAVLLDAYLSANFDVANHPVALRAGEQVVSWGESTFIPGGINVINPVDLSALRAPGAELREALLPEGMFWGSVGLTEDISVEGFLLYDWDRIEVDPPGTYFSTNDFAGVGGTRAMLGFGSVSDMLPAGPAGAALAGSSPAGSVVPRDPGRTPGNNGQYGVAVRLFVPQLNETEFGLYHIRYHSRLPIISGRTGSLAPIVDPRTGLPAGALAGDYAGSAGYFLEYPKDIKLYGLSFNTQLGTTGVALQGELSHKKDVPLQVDDVELLFAALSPLGVPSQLGAYGFNSEVPGFIRRDVSQLQVTATKAFGPALGADQSILLAEVAWNHVHSMPKKDDLRLEVAGTYTSGNPLATLGGLQPATEKTGNFADGDSWGYRLLYRMTLNNVFSGVNLLPRVAWAHDVKGNSPGPGGPFLEDRKAITLGLQATYLEAWEADISYTNFFGAGRLNLVNDRDFIAATVKYSF